One Elusimicrobiota bacterium genomic window, ATACGAGGTGCCACCAAAAACAAAGGCCATGGCTCCGCTCATGTTATCCAACTTAGCCGTTCCATCAATCGTCATGCTGATCTTGCTACGATAAGTCAAACCCAAACGTTGGCCCTCTTTTGGTTTTACGAAGGCCGCTACGTTCCAACCCCATCCGGCCCCATCGCCCTTCTGCTGAAAATTCCCGTCTGGAGACGTAAACGGGGACGTTTCAGAATTTACCGCCCCGACACTCACTTGTCTTTTGAGGTCGGCGTCCGCCCTCATATAGTCGATCCCGGCGGCAACCGAAAACCCTTCGTTTATTTTGTAGGCAACGTTGGGGTTTGTATGTAAGACATGAAGTTTTGAATCTGTCGCCATATATTTGGAAAAACCGTTGGTGCCCCAGGTAGTTCCCAGGCCATAGGGAGACGTTAGGCCCACGCCCCAAGCCCATTTAGTCTGCCCAAGAGGGCCACCAACGAAAAGGTTCGGGATGACAAACACATGATTGGACGCCTTTTCTTCGTTCCCGGCTGTGTCAATATGGGAATAATAGGGAGTAATGACTTCCGTCCCTAACCCTAACATAGTGCCTTCAATAAAAGGGAGTGCCGCGGGATTAAAAAAATTGGCCGAGGGGTCTTCTGCCCGAGCTACAACGGCATTCCCTTGGCCGAGGGCGTAAGCGCCAATTGCTTGGTTGCCCAAACCACGAGACCCCACCGACCATCCGATTTGTGTAAAAAGACCGACAATGCTCGCACAGAGGCCCAGCTTGATCATATGTTTACCCATTGTCCCTCCCCATTTTGGAATTAAAATCACTCCTGTTTCCTAGCGTTTCTGACAATTGAATTTAAAACCTCGCGCATGGGAGGCGGAATACCAATTCCCCTCTTACGGATGGCACTTCCCACAAACATGATGAGGTCATCTGGGACATGGCGAATATGCTCACTGTCGCCTTTAGAAACAATAGGAGTTGCATTGTCATTCGCGTTGTATGAATTCGAAACCCTCGCCCAATCGCGAGGATCCATCGTCTTTAAGTTATAGTTCCGGTCAATTGTTGACGTAAAAGGAACAACGGTAATAGATGATAGATCCTTGTCTTTTGTGATTTTCTCATACAAGGCGGGGCCTTTTATTGTACCAGGAAGGTTGAAATCCAGGATGATAACATCAATGTGACAATCAGATCGAAGTGTCTTCAACGCATCTTCTGCGTTTTCGCAAGAAACTAAATCACAACCCAGTTCTAAAAATCTTTCCTGGATCATTTTCTGAGTAATTTGACTGTCCTCTACAACCAAAATGAGTGGCTTCTTCATGGGAGCATCTTCCTTTGGAGAATCAGCCATCCGACTTTGCCTCACCCGTATCAATGTTTTGAAATATGCGGTTAGAACATCGTTCCATTTCAACCTGAAATAGAAATGGGGGCTTAATATTTTTTTTCTGGAATGAAGACCCGATAAGAAAAACAAGTTCCGGTGGAATGGTATTCGTTTTGTGATTGCCATTTTTCGAAACGAACGGATGAATTACTCGCGCCTTAGGATTGCCGCTGGGAACGAAGAGGACATCCTTCGATGGGTCAGGCCAACTCGAGAATTCGATAATGATGGGGAACAAGATCACGGATAATGCGCTAAACCTAGAGTCAGAGCGGATCCGTTCTAAGAAGTTCGGCCCATCTCTTCGAGGAAGGAAAACATCAAGCAGCAAGAGGTCTGGCAGGGGTCCATTCTCTAATAACTTCCAACCCGTTTTAGTAGTTGGAGCGAGCAGAACATTGAGACCTAGAACTTTGAGGTCGTGTTTTAAAGCCGCTCGCGTCATCGAATCATCTACCACGAGCATAACGACCGGGTTAGAGGACACAAGAGCCACCTCCCAGTGGGTCTCTTAAATTCGACTCACAGACCGCCAAGACAATTTCTGTACATTCGCCTAAATATGCAAGGTGATGATAGCCTGCCTTTTCACTGAAATCAAGCATTTTGTTTAAAGGCTGAATTCAACCAGCAAGTGCACCAAACGAAGAATGAACCTCGATCGGAGTTTTAAAATCCGGGCATTTTGGTCCTCCCCCCAAAAACTGAGCCAATTGTAAGTAGAGTCCTGGGATGATAAAACTGAACCCAGGAGGACAAGACCATGACACGAAAGCAGTATACGGAAGAGCAGAATCGGAATTAGCCCAATATGGAAAATAGAAACCCCTGCTCCAATGGGGTTGAGGGAGCAAGCACTAATAATACATTCTTTCACACGGAGATTGTGCCCCCCCAAAAAATTAAATCGAAATCAATCAATTCTTTCATGACAATGCAATGAATAGAAAAAAGCAGTGCCTTTTCCGACTTCACTTTCAACCCACACCCGCCCGCCGTGGGCTTCGATCACGCTTTTGACACTGGCGAGGCCTAGACCCGCTTGGCCTTTATTTTTGGGGTCCAGTTGGACCCCTGGGGTAAAGAGAGCTGATAAATCTTCTTTTTTTATTCCGGGGCCGGTGTCCTGGACGAACCCGACAAATGTATTCCCCTCAATACGATAACCGACCGTAACCGAACCGCCCTTGGGGGTATGGCGGAGAGCATTTTCCAAAAGATTTCCTAATACGCGGTGTTCCAACATTTTCTTATCGCAAAGGATTACCTGGTCGGATGGAGGCGCAATTACTTTTAATGAAAGGGGTTTCCCATCAGCCCATGGCTTAAAACGCAATGCCACTTGATGAAAAATACTTTTGACAAATACCGGATTAATTTCCGGGGCCTCTTTAACCGTTGGTCGCAGAACATGTTTAAGATTTTCTCGTAGAAATTGGACGTCTTCTTTAAGGACTTTCAGAGCCATTCTTGTTTTTTCCGACATTGGGGTCTCATCCAGAAGTTTCACTACCAAACAAAAACTCCCCTTGGCCCCAAGTGGCCGCACTAAATCATGGGCCCACAGCGAGGATATTTGTGAATGGTTTAACCCGCTCAAAATAACTTGAAGTTGTTGTTCGGCCGCGGTCACAAGATCATTTAGACTTGAAAGATCTAGGTCGTTAAAGAATTCGCCCGTTTCCTTTGAATCCATATTAAACAAAGCCCAAAGTTTTGACTGATAAAATAGTGGGACACACAGAGAAGATTGCATAAAGGCAAGGTCTTCTTCCACTTCTGTTCGATCAGAATTACTGAAATATTGACTTGCTAGATCGGCAACCAATGGGACATGACCTTTCTCCATTTCCTTGACTAAACGGCTTTCTCCGGGGATAGAGAGCATTCTCATTTTCCCCAGATTTAATCCAAAGCCCGCCTTAATTAAAAAAGCTTTTTCTTTTTCTTCCCATACCAAAACATTGGCACTTTTGGCCCCATACAAGTCCCGCCCAACCCCCACCAACCGCCAGGCCCAGTCTTCGACGTTCGATCCTCTTTGGAGTGAGGCAATAAAATTACCCAAAGAGTGGAATGGGCTAAATTTCTTTCGAAACGGGGGTAACCGGTCAATGATTCTCATGACATCTTCTTTCAGATGCCCAAAAATAAAGGGGGTGACCACTCCTGTCACTAAAATCCCCGTCACGGCCCATTTCACTGAACCATACCAGCCCACTAAAAGAGCAATGGGAACTGCCACCGTTAGGACAAAAAAAGCGTACGTAATCACATTTCGGACCGCCAGGCTAATATCCATTAAACGGTAACGTAATAATCCATAGGCGATAATGGCATCGCCCAAAAAAACCAAAAAATTCCCCCAAGGATCGACAGGGACATTAAACCACCAAAAATAATTTGTCAGTCCACCCCCAAAAGACAAAAGGGCTCCGATAAATACATAACGAATTTGTTCACGTCGAACCCCTGTCGCTTCTCGACAACCGCAATAGAGAACGTACAAGAAAACGACAACGGTGGTCCCAAAGAAAACCAACTGATAAGGAAGAAGAAAACCGGGAACAGGCCAAAAAGCAAAGGAACCCCGGGGCTCCACACGTGCCACGATATAACCGAAGAGATTTGATGCCATAAATGCGCCCGACAATACATATGCTAACTGAATCCAATGACGATACCGATTTTGGGAATCGCTCAAAACAACGCTGTAATGGAAAAACAAGGCTGGGATGGGAATGGCCCCCATCATCAAAATCCGACAATAGATTAACGCCATATCTGCCTGGGTTTCTACCTGCCAAAGGAAATAAAAGGAGCTCCATAAGAAAACGAAACCCGAGAAGACACTAAAAGTGACGTGGGTGACCTTGGTTCCCCGAAAGAGAGCCAAGAAAATTAAAAAACCACCAACTAACGCGTTCAATAGTCCGCTCAACGCAAAGAGATTCATGCAACAATAGGCCTTTTATTCCTGTTGGTTCGCGAAACTGAGATGTTCCATGGCACCATCCGATTAATGGCGAGAATATACCAAGGCACCGCATCAAATGAATTATTCATAAAGAAAAGAAAAACGTCGTCCCCTTCCCCACTTCGCTTTCAACCCACACCCGGCCGCCGTGGGCTTCGATCACGCTTTTGACACTGGCGAGGCCTAGACCCGCTTGCCCTTTATTTTTGGGGTCCAGTTGGACCCCTGGGGTAAAGAGAGCTGATAAATCTTCTTTTTTTATTCCGGGGCCGGTGTCCTGGACGAACCCGATAAACGTATTCCCCTCAACACGATAACCGACCGTAACCGAACCGCCCTTGGGGGTATGGCGGAGAGCATTTTCGATAAGGTTCCCTAAAACTCGACGTTCGATGAGAAGTGCATCTCCATTAACAAGAACATTATCTGGGACTTTGGAAACAACCCAAATTATGCCCGCTTCTTTAGCCTGTTCCGAATAACGTAACCCAACCCGCTTATATACACCCTCAATGTTCATTGTTTTCTGTTGAATCGAAATTGGTGAGTTTGCGTTTACCACATGCATTAAATTTGTGTAAACAAAATTCAACTCTTCTTTTACCTTTGATAGCGTTTCAAATGCAGGGGGAGAAAGAGTTCCCCATTTCCCTGAAAGTAGGGATTCCACATGATGAAAGGCGCCTTTGGGACCTAAAGGTTTTAACAGGTCATGAGCCCAAGCGGCAGAAAGTTTTTCGTGCTTGCCCCCACTCAGTAGAACGCTAAGGGCCAACTCTGCCGATTTCGCTAAACCGAGTAACCCCGTAAGGTCAATATCATGGTACATATCCCGACCAATTTTTTTCCCTAAACACAAGAAAGCCTGCACCCTTTCCCGATAAGAGATCGGAGCTATCACTGACACCCCTAAGAAATCCATTTCATCCAAGATCTCCTTGGACTGAGAAGACATTTCTTGTCCTATCATTTCTTTCAGAATAATTCCTTTTGAAATCCCCATCCCCGCCAAAACACCTTCACCTGGGACTGAAAGAAAGACTTTCCTTGCCCCATCAATCCCGTAGCTTGCCTTGACTATGAACGCATCTTCCCCTTCCTCACGAAATAGAACAAAACATGATTCTACCCGCATTATTTCTTGGGAGACGGCGACCAAGCGGTCAGCCCACTCCTTTGAGGACCCGCTTTGTGCAATTTGGCGAACCATTTTTTCCAACACCTGGTAAGATTCATATTTTCCTCTAAATAGGGGAAGACGATCGACCAAATCCATTATTTTCCCTTTCATACGCTGGAAGAAAAAATACCCTGCGGAAGGTAAAATCAAAGAAAAAGTAGCTGCCATAATATTCCCTGTTATTACCCATACAAATATTGAAATGGGGATTCCCAGGAGAAAGCCTAAAATCAAGTAGACCATCAGCAATCTGAAAGCGAGATTTATTTCCATCAACCGAATTTTCAAGATTGTAATCGGTATCAAAGCCACATAGACAGTTTCTATTAAAAAATGGATAGGAGGAAACCCCGGTCTTGCTATTGAAAATAAATAAAATAAACCTGCCAGAAACCCCGAAAAGACTCCTAGGGCAAGATATTTCAGTTGATTGCGTCGTATCCCTTCCGCTCGTTGCCAGGACCGATAGAACCCGAAAAGCGCGAATATTAATGTAAAAAGAAAATAAATGGCGAAAACGACAAAGAGTGGTCCGGGAATCTCTACTATGTCTGGAGAAGTTATAACGTCACGAATGAGATACGGGGAAAACGAAAACAAAACTAGAAAACCCGCTAGGGATTTGTGAATTGTTACAATGAAGGAATTAAAAAATGATTTTCCAATAACAACCGTAATAAACCTAAAAAAAACAAAAACTAAAAGAATTGCCCAAACATAAGACAATCTATCCAAAAACAAGGCCAGGTGTGGCGTTGGTGCCCAAGCAACGGCCAAATCGCTAATATTCCAGAGACCCAAAAACAAATTAGAAAAGGCAAAGAGACGGCTAGCAGGGCGATCCGTTCCCCGAAGAAATAAAAGGCCCGCAAATATAAAACAGGCCATCGAAGCGATCGTGGCTGTCACCAAGCGAAACACCAACCAGTCCGATGCCATCTATTGAACCTGGGACATATTCAAAACCTTACAATGGAGGGAAGGGATCATGCTTGAATAATTGTTTGTCAGCAAAGCAGAACCAGATTGTGAATAGATTTGCCCTTTTGCTCTACTTCGAAGGAACCGGATTTTCTCAACGATCGAAAATCCACACCTTACTCCTTTCGGACAATTGGCCCTGCCCCTCAAACAGGATGAGATGGGATGCCCCAGGTTTGCGAGCCGACGGAACGAGAATTCCGTTGTAGCGCCCGCGGCCCCCCCCAAGTGCTTGTGGGATAAGACATTCGTCCCTGGCGATATCCTTAAGAGAAATAGCATATGAAAATATTTTCTGAACACTTCCGAAATCGGGAATTCTAGACGATCTTTCGGGCACAATTCTGAACGTTGGCCAAATAGGGGGCAGGTTTAGATCAGGTGCCTTTTGGCCGATCTCAATCCTTCTTACGAACCACCCGGAAATTCGAATAATCTTCAACAACGAGCCGAAAATAATCCTTGTCAACAAACACATTGCCGCATTGGCAACCGACATTATCTTTTGGAATTGACGGAATCGCCTCGTCACATTTACCACACAGATAAAACAGGTCGGCCCCTCGTTCAACTTTGTCTTTCTCTGTATAATCGCCCCTCACTACCGAAAACTTTATTAGCTTCATTTTTTATCGGGCCACCGTTTTGCCAATGGATCAGAAAGTAATCGGCGTAAAAGGTCCTGGCAAGCATCGGATTCTAAAAGAAAATGTTTTTCATTTCGTCGCAAACCTCTTTCGCTGTAGTAAACAGACCAGTTTCCACCTCCTTCATTGGAAAGCACATAGGTCTCACTTGGCAGGCCGCCATTGAGCGAATAAGAGCTTGGGTTAATATCTTGTTCCTTTAATCGCCGCTCCAAATCAATTCGGTTCATTTATTCACCTTCAGCAAATAGCCTTATTCGAGCAGCTCGTTAAAGTTTGTCGAATTAAAACTGAACAATTTCCCCGTTGGCCCCAATGGGCTTAGTTTAAACCTGCATGAGCCTACCATTGGCATAAAGTCTTGGGCTGGTTTTCCGAAATACATTGCTCTTAAGAGAACATTCCTTCGGTTCTCCCCAAGTAATCCCTGACAACTTCCTCCCCCCCTCCCTCATTCATAACTTCGATGATCGAGCGCCCGCCAAGCGCTGGGATTTTGGCCAAGACCCATTCTTGAACCTTGGGTTGTTCCAATCTTAAAATTCGGCTTTTGATATGATTTGGAAGGTCGTCAAATGTTCTGTAAGTCAATGGTCAAGCCCCTCAAACAGGATGAGATGGGATGCCCCAGGTTCGCGAGCCGACGGAACGAGAATTCCGTTGTAGCGGCCGCGGGAAAAATCCCCAAGTGCTTGTGGGATAAGATATTCGTCCATGGCGATATCCTTAAGAGAAACACCAAGTGTCTTTCTCGTCCCAGGATTCGTTAAATCCAGAATATTCTCCACTTTCAAGGCCTTACTGACAATCGCCCGAGACGCAGGATTAACCTGGTAATGTTTCAATTCGCCAAGGACGGCTTCTTTAGATGTGCCTGAATACAAAGCGCCTTGACCAACATCAGAATACCTGTGGCGTGCTCCGAAATTTTCAGCGCTGACCTTCCACGCATCGCCAGCGTATTTAGGTTTGACGGCTCTGTAAATTGTTCCCTCAAAAACCACACCCTTGGGAAGGCCAACAAATCCCGGCCCGGCAACCGTCGCATTCGCGCCAATGTTATTAGCCTCAACAATGGCCCGGTTGGTCGTCGGATTAACAACGAATCCACCTTCATTCATTACGAGCTGTTTAGCCCCGCCGAAGACATTCCTTACAGCGTCCCAAACTGATTGGGCTTTGGACAAAATTGCTTTGGGGATCCAGCTTTCCGCCGCCTTTACAGCCTTGATATTCCCGACCTTAATTGCAACGAGAATGCTTACAGCGCCTGCGTAGAACATTGAAGCCTCTTTGTTTACCCCGATATACTCTAGACCTTTTTTAACCCCGTATAACGCACCTAAAGCTGCTCCTGTGGTGATTGTTGCCGTTACTAAGAAATACGCCGTTCCAGTGGCGCCGACTACCGCCACCCCTGTTTTGGCTAGCTCAGCCTCCTTGAAATAAAACTTCCCTACGGCTTCGCCGGTCTTTGGATAATTTTCCGCCAGTTTTTCCATCCCCATCACGTTAAAGAACGCCACGTCTGTGGCACGATTAACCAGACTTTTACCAGTGTCATAGGTCTTTTGCAGGGGGTCGGCCACGGCGCGCTTTTGATCGACGAACATTCCATGGGGAACCGCGGCGAGGATCTTGTCTCTCATGGCCATCATCTGGGCGCCCAAGTTGGCGCCTTGTTCCGGGGTCATGGCACCAACCTCGACAAGGCCTTTGATCCCTTCCAGAGCCTTATCGGTTTGCTGGCTTACCAGGCCTTTTGCTTCCGGGAAATATTTCGTGGACCGGTAGGTCAATTCCTGGTCGGACACGAAGGCATCCGTTTTCAATCGATCGGCGTTGATATGGGGGAGCATCGCAACAAGTTCGTTGGTGACGCCGCGCATTCCCCTTTGAAGCTCGCGGAAGGGTTCCGCTTGAGCTTCTAGGATCTCAGTCTTTTGGGTTAGGACCTCCTGTCTTTGTTGGAGATCTTGGAGAGAATCCTTTGCTCCATTGTAGGATTCATTTTCAAGAGCCTGGGCCAAGTTCAACGTGGATTGCCTGATGTTACCTGCTTCCGCTAAAAGATTGTTGAACTCGTCCTTGAATTCGAAATTGAGCGTGGCATCCAGTCCGGTCTGCTGGGACGTATTTTTAAAGAATTGGCCAACGGCATTGCTTCGGGCGGACAGGTCCCGCTCAACGGTCGATATTTCAGAAAAGTTGGCAGCGCTCTGTTTGGCCAGGGAGGAAACACCCTTTTCTAGCCCGCTGATCTCGATCGGGGCGTGGGTCTGGCTTACGAAAACCCGTTCATCCCCCTTTTTCACCACAGCGCTCTTTAACTGCATTACCGCCGCCTCTGCGAGGAAAGTGGCGCGGACGAGGCTGGCTGGATTGGAAACATCCAGCACGTCGGCCATAGTGCTATCCAGTTGGACTTTTGCCCCTTGGAATTGGAACTTTCCCAATATTCCTTCGGGGGTTGGGGTTGTTCCTTTGAACACCATGTCCCCACCCATAATATTCCCGAACCCTTCAATATTCACTGGGGCTTGGATCTTTAGGGTTGTTTCTTTGGTCAAAAGGGTGAAGTCTAACCCCACGGGACTCACTTTCCCGGCAACTTCTGCGTATTTAATTGGCAAATTCGCGCCGTCGGCCCTGGTGATTCCACCAAAGTTTGGTCCGTAGGCGGTTCCTTCAATCAATCGAAGGGCTTTCCCATCCCCTTTGAACGTCGAGCCTGGTTCCCAGGTCTGGCCTTGGGCTTGGGTTTTTCCGTTTTGGGTTTGCAATAGCCCCGGGGCGATTTCTTTGAGGTTTTTAAATGATCCCATCAAATCCTGGGCTTGGGGCGTTACGGGGACTTCCTGCTTTTGGGTGGACCCGAAAATCTTATGGGAGAGACTTACGATCCCATCCCCGATCTTCTTAAACGCTGTGGTGATGGCGGCCCCGATCCCTTTGAACACGTGGCCCACGTTTTGAAGGAAGGTGGGTTTTGCGGCTGGAGTGTAAGTATTCAGTTTTACAGCGGGCAGGCTCGTTCGCTCCGCCACCTTGACCTGTGGCACATACTGAAACCGAATGGGAGGCTGGTAAGAAAGATTTAACTTCGGCGCGGAGAACTGGTTGTAATTATTGAAATGGACCGGGGGAGCGACAAAACTTTGAATTCGCGCGTTCATCCTCTGCATTTGAAAATCGAAAGACTGGGCGGAATATCCTCCCTGGGAACCGTAACTGTTATTGGCCAATTGATAGTCGTCGTTGCTCCGTGCAAAAACGGGGGCGGCCTCTAAACCGACGAGTGCGAAACAGAGTGCCACGGAAAGGATTTTAGTTAATAGAAAATGGGACGGGGTGGTAAAGGAAACTCGGCGCATGCGGGCCTCGCGGGAAGAGCTATTCAACGACGACGCCATTTTAGCAATCCCTTCTCCAAAGTCAAAGACTTTTCTATTTTTACACTTTGCATATAAATATTTTTACCGACGCAGCATACGGCCTCTTTTAAATGATCTTCTTGATTTCAGACCATGAGCCTGCGATCATTGTCACGATTCCGAAATCTCCGCCATGGTCCCGGCGCTGGTGGCTTCAAGGTCTCGCGATTGGACGTTAAAAGTTACGTGGTTCATTTCTTCTTTACCCCCAATTTTCGTTTGGGTGTCGGAGGCAATTGCCGAATGGCTTTATCAAAGTCGCTTCCAGCTTTGTCGGATTGTTTGATTTCCTTGCGGTAAAACTTCTCGTAGTGAGCCTCGGCCAATTCTTTGGCCATTTCATGGGAGATTTTACCGGCGTCCTTAAGGATTCCCCGGTCGTTCACGGTTAGGAAAGCGTTCAGCTTGGCAATCCAATCGGCCATGTGCATGGGGAGGCGGCGAAGGGCTTGGCCCTCAGCGAACAAAAGATATTGTTCTACGAGGTTGTTGAGGGCGGTGAGCTCTTCCTCGTTTAGGTAATTTTTGGCGATGGCCACGTCCTGCTTTCGGACCTTGGGCCCACGCCAGTTGGTAAGCCCCATATTGGGCTTGGCGGCGTTAGCGCGGGCGCCGATGATTTCTGCCGCCGTATGGCCTGTGATGGCCCAGTGGAGCTTATTTTGAACTGTTTGGAAAAAGGCGATGCTTTCCGAATGGGTGGGGTCGTAATCGATGCTGGTGGCGTAGATATCGGTGATCTTCTGGTAGAACCTCCTCTCGGAAGTGCGGATGTCTTGAATACGGCGAAGCAGTTCCTCAAAATAGTCGAACGGCTGATCGGGGTTCTTCAATCGCTCGTCGTCCAAGACGAACCCTTTAACGATATACTCCCGCAACTTCTGCGTGGCCCAAATACGGAAACGCGAGGCCACAACGCTTTTAACGCGGTAGCCTACGGAGATGATTACATCGAGGTTATAGAATTTCGTAGCATATTTTTTACCGTCAGCGGCAGTTGTTAAGAATTCCTTAAGAACTGAATCCTCCCTTAATTCCCCTTCGGCAAAGACATTGCGCAGGTGCATGCTCACGTTCGGGATAGTGGTTTGAAACAGTTCCGCCATGTGGGCCTGTGTGAGCCACGCCGTTTCCCCCTCTAGGCGAACATCGAGTTTCAACTTCCCATTCTCGGTTTGGTAGACAAGGAACTGTCCTTTGGAGGGGGGATTCGATTCTTGAGATACGTTCATGGAACGAACCTTGTTTTGGGTTTAGCTTCGACCATTTTGTCTGTTTCAAGAAAATAGCCTGAGGTGGGGCGAGTGGTATGAGGCGTTCCTTCGCCATGGGGATCATAGGTTGTTATTTTCCCCCATGGAGTCCGGATGTTTGATCGACTTTTTTCTTCCATAGCGTGCCGTCGCTCCCCTTTTTTGACATCTTCGGCGGCAGGCAGGGTTTCGGGGCGGATTCCGCGTTCCACTAGTGTTTTTCGAACAGCTTGATTGTTGGTGATGTGTTCGTTGGAAATGGTGGTTTTACCAAACAAGGAGTGGTCTCCTTTACTGCGGATATTGACAAAATCTCGGTTGCCGCCGGTTTGTTCAAAAATGGTTTTGGAAAGATCCTTCTCCGTCGCGCTCAACTTTTGGCAGCCGGAAATGCGTTCTACCTCTAGAAGACGTTGCTCAATCCGTTCGGCACGACGAGTTTGAACAGCGAAATAAGTTTGAGCAAAGGCGATTTCAGTCTTTTTGGGATCCCCATTCTGCGCCACCAAATAACAGGCGTAGCGAGTAAGCATGATGTCGGGAATCTCTTTTTCGGCGCTATTAGGCATTTGGATCGTTTTGTTGACGTCAACAAAATGATCCGTCACAAGGGACCCCGAACCCTCGCAAGCCGTTTTTGCCTTTACAATGACGGCGACAAAGTTTCGCCATTCCGTATAACCAAGAAGAAACTGAACATCACGCGCCAGCCAATATTCAACGCCACTCTCCGTTTTTTGAGCGTGGGCCTCAAAAGTGGACGTCAACATCTGGACAAGTTCGAGTTTCAGGATTGCAACACCTCCGCAATGTTTTTGGCAATGACGGTTTCCAACTCCCGGGCATTGGCGTTTAATGTTTCCGGCTCTTCGTTCAGCGTTTAAAGTTGTTCCTTAAAATCTTCATCCCTCACGTCTTCGCCGGGGGCTACGCACACGTAACGGCCAGGGGTTAGGGACCAGCCCTGAGCTT contains:
- a CDS encoding outer membrane protein transport protein, with the protein product MGKHMIKLGLCASIVGLFTQIGWSVGSRGLGNQAIGAYALGQGNAVVARAEDPSANFFNPAALPFIEGTMLGLGTEVITPYYSHIDTAGNEEKASNHVFVIPNLFVGGPLGQTKWAWGVGLTSPYGLGTTWGTNGFSKYMATDSKLHVLHTNPNVAYKINEGFSVAAGIDYMRADADLKRQVSVGAVNSETSPFTSPDGNFQQKGDGAGWGWNVAAFVKPKEGQRLGLTYRSKISMTIDGTAKLDNMSGAMAFVFGGTSYSTGGESVLRFPDATTLGYSFDITKKWNVEADIEWTGWSTFNEQRIRYTQETDPTRLAILNTGNPQPRQWKDVFSAALGTQYQLNERWKLRGGFMYMDSPVPNKTYEPSIPDSDLYGIALGTGYKVGAIGVDVAYLANIFPNRTVNNTVGAPLSNASGTYKSFANSFSLNFSYKF
- a CDS encoding response regulator is translated as MADSPKEDAPMKKPLILVVEDSQITQKMIQERFLELGCDLVSCENAEDALKTLRSDCHIDVIILDFNLPGTIKGPALYEKITKDKDLSSITVVPFTSTIDRNYNLKTMDPRDWARVSNSYNANDNATPIVSKGDSEHIRHVPDDLIMFVGSAIRKRGIGIPPPMREVLNSIVRNARKQE
- a CDS encoding response regulator, whose amino-acid sequence is MLVVDDSMTRAALKHDLKVLGLNVLLAPTTKTGWKLLENGPLPDLLLLDVFLPRRDGPNFLERIRSDSRFSALSVILFPIIIEFSSWPDPSKDVLFVPSGNPKARVIHPFVSKNGNHKTNTIPPELVFLIGSSFQKKNIKPPFLFQVEMERCSNRIFQNIDTGEAKSDG
- a CDS encoding DUF2384 domain-containing protein, translating into MEQPKVQEWVLAKIPALGGRSIIEVMNEGGGEEVVRDYLGRTEGMFS
- a CDS encoding RES family NAD+ phosphorylase — encoded protein: MIEGTAYGPNFGGITRADGANLPIKYAEVAGKVSPVGLDFTLLTKETTLKIQAPVNIEGFGNIMGGDMVFKGTTPTPEGILGKFQFQGAKVQLDSTMADVLDVSNPASLVRATFLAEAAVMQLKSAVVKKGDERVFVSQTHAPIEISGLEKGVSSLAKQSAANFSEISTVERDLSARSNAVGQFFKNTSQQTGLDATLNFEFKDEFNNLLAEAGNIRQSTLNLAQALENESYNGAKDSLQDLQQRQEVLTQKTEILEAQAEPFRELQRGMRGVTNELVAMLPHINADRLKTDAFVSDQELTYRSTKYFPEAKGLVSQQTDKALEGIKGLVEVGAMTPEQGANLGAQMMAMRDKILAAVPHGMFVDQKRAVADPLQKTYDTGKSLVNRATDVAFFNVMGMEKLAENYPKTGEAVGKFYFKEAELAKTGVAVVGATGTAYFLVTATITTGAALGALYGVKKGLEYIGVNKEASMFYAGAVSILVAIKVGNIKAVKAAESWIPKAILSKAQSVWDAVRNVFGGAKQLVMNEGGFVVNPTTNRAIVEANNIGANATVAGPGFVGLPKGVVFEGTIYRAVKPKYAGDAWKVSAENFGARHRYSDVGQGALYSGTSKEAVLGELKHYQVNPASRAIVSKALKVENILDLTNPGTRKTLGVSLKDIAMDEYLIPQALGDFSRGRYNGILVPSAREPGASHLILFEGLDH
- a CDS encoding virulence RhuM family protein, with product MNVSQESNPPSKGQFLVYQTENGKLKLDVRLEGETAWLTQAHMAELFQTTIPNVSMHLRNVFAEGELREDSVLKEFLTTAADGKKYATKFYNLDVIISVGYRVKSVVASRFRIWATQKLREYIVKGFVLDDERLKNPDQPFDYFEELLRRIQDIRTSERRFYQKITDIYATSIDYDPTHSESIAFFQTVQNKLHWAITGHTAAEIIGARANAAKPNMGLTNWRGPKVRKQDVAIAKNYLNEEELTALNNLVEQYLLFAEGQALRRLPMHMADWIAKLNAFLTVNDRGILKDAGKISHEMAKELAEAHYEKFYRKEIKQSDKAGSDFDKAIRQLPPTPKRKLGVKKK